A genomic stretch from Ureibacillus composti includes:
- a CDS encoding S-layer homology domain-containing protein: protein MLKKLLSVVFLLTAFAFANVSVTHAASQAETPYKDVKETHFAYKEIMKMTSLNYMTGTSSNSFQPNLKVTRAEAALTIARSLNLDQACTYQPKFTDVDPSAPYYNAVCQLAKAGIVNDTEEFKPQSNLTRAQFSIMMVNAYQVEADSVNRKHFKDVKKDFWAKSQIESLADLGIVGAVDGVNFAPQRNVTRAQLAVMICRALEFKGKIQDKRLIYDSLSKHYIETVNYSKQWATEVVRLVNVERKKENLPALIEDQDLSQIAVIKARDFVNRNYFNHYSPYYEQPWDLASLFDYEFSSLGENIARNYPSPSEVVKAWMASEGHRANILRPQYTNLGVGIKKSSDGTIYWVQLFASK from the coding sequence ATGTTGAAAAAATTGTTAAGTGTTGTTTTCCTACTTACAGCCTTTGCTTTTGCAAATGTCTCGGTGACACATGCGGCAAGCCAAGCTGAAACTCCATATAAGGATGTCAAGGAGACTCATTTTGCTTATAAGGAAATTATGAAAATGACGTCATTGAATTATATGACGGGTACATCTAGTAATAGTTTTCAACCAAATTTAAAAGTAACAAGAGCAGAGGCAGCTCTCACAATTGCTCGTTCACTTAATCTAGATCAAGCATGTACTTACCAACCTAAGTTTACAGATGTTGACCCAAGTGCTCCGTACTACAATGCAGTTTGCCAATTAGCAAAGGCTGGTATTGTAAATGACACAGAAGAATTTAAGCCCCAAAGTAATTTAACACGTGCACAATTTTCAATAATGATGGTTAATGCTTATCAAGTTGAAGCAGACTCAGTTAATCGAAAACATTTTAAAGATGTAAAGAAAGACTTTTGGGCAAAAAGTCAAATAGAATCATTAGCTGACCTTGGTATAGTAGGGGCAGTTGACGGAGTGAATTTCGCTCCTCAACGAAATGTAACAAGAGCCCAATTAGCTGTAATGATCTGTCGTGCACTTGAATTTAAAGGGAAAATACAAGATAAGCGTCTCATTTACGATAGTTTATCAAAACATTATATTGAGACAGTTAATTACTCAAAACAGTGGGCAACTGAGGTAGTTAGACTTGTTAATGTAGAGCGAAAAAAAGAGAATTTACCAGCCCTTATAGAGGACCAAGACTTGTCACAAATCGCGGTAATTAAGGCGAGAGATTTTGTGAATCGTAATTATTTCAACCACTACTCACCTTATTATGAACAACCTTGGGATTTAGCTTCATTATTTGATTATGAATTTTCAAGCCTTGGGGAGAACATTGCGAGAAACTACCCTTCACCAAGCGAAGTTGTGAAAGCATGGATGGCATCTGAGGGGCATCGTGCTAATATATTACGACCACAATATACGAATTTAGGTGTAGGTATTAAGAAGTCTAGTGATGGGACAATCTATTGGGTTCAATTGTTTGCTAGTAAATAG
- a CDS encoding NlpC/P60 family protein, translating to MKKRWLLPIFAAFMLFTATPDDQAEAASTDELKDIALQWKGTPYVYGGSSKNGTDCSGFTSKVFAELGVKLNRTSGGQYQQGTSVSKSNLQVGDLVFFNTSGSGVSHVGIYIGNGNMISAATSDGVTIDSINDPYYWGSRYIGAKRVAKLSDAEVKDAAIDFSVYASRAEVGNQLAKALKLDTSSTETGFSDVKSSHKYAGAIAAMKEEGIFTGDSNGKYNPSSPITRAQVALVLVKAFDLKQGDKKKSFSDVPDYAADAVSILASNGITSGIGNGKFGSNDHVTLKQLEVFINRAAALK from the coding sequence ATGAAAAAAAGATGGTTACTACCAATATTCGCAGCATTTATGTTATTTACAGCTACACCAGATGATCAAGCTGAAGCTGCTTCGACAGATGAACTAAAGGACATTGCATTACAATGGAAGGGTACTCCATACGTTTATGGTGGTTCTTCTAAAAATGGTACGGATTGTTCTGGGTTCACATCTAAAGTATTTGCAGAATTAGGCGTGAAGTTAAACCGTACATCAGGTGGACAATACCAACAAGGTACATCTGTTTCAAAGTCTAACTTACAAGTTGGAGATTTAGTATTCTTCAACACAAGTGGAAGCGGTGTTTCACATGTTGGAATTTACATCGGAAATGGCAACATGATTAGTGCAGCAACTAGTGATGGTGTAACAATTGATAGCATCAATGATCCTTATTACTGGGGCTCTCGTTACATCGGTGCTAAACGTGTAGCAAAGTTAAGTGATGCTGAAGTTAAAGATGCAGCAATCGATTTTAGCGTATACGCTTCTCGTGCTGAGGTAGGTAACCAACTAGCGAAAGCATTAAAATTAGATACATCAAGTACAGAAACTGGCTTCTCTGATGTTAAATCGTCACATAAATATGCAGGTGCGATTGCAGCAATGAAAGAAGAAGGGATCTTCACTGGTGATTCTAATGGTAAATATAATCCATCTTCACCTATTACACGTGCACAAGTTGCATTAGTTTTAGTGAAAGCATTTGATTTAAAACAAGGTGACAAGAAAAAGTCATTTTCAGATGTTCCTGATTATGCTGCTGATGCAGTATCAATCTTAGCTTCAAATGGCATTACATCAGGTATTGGTAATGGCAAATTTGGAAGCAATGATCATGTAACGTTAAAACAATTAGAAGTATTCATTAATAGAGCAGCAGCTTTAAAATAA